Proteins found in one Primulina eburnea isolate SZY01 chromosome 16, ASM2296580v1, whole genome shotgun sequence genomic segment:
- the LOC140817495 gene encoding ultraviolet-B receptor UVR8-like: protein MASKTVVIAWGSGEDGQLGIGNSEEKEWVCAISALSSSNVCYVVAGSRNSLAICDDGKLFTWGWNQRGTLGHPQETKNENVPSQVKALANVKIIQAAIGGWHCLAVDEQGRAYAWGTSTVFAQYLFLMCLHFTEAK, encoded by the exons ATGGCCTCCAAAACTGTTGTTATTGCATG GGGTTCTGGAGAAGATGGGCAGTTGGGAATTGGAAACAGTGAGGAGAAAGAATGGGTTTGTGCCATTTCTGCTCTGAGTTCTAGCAACGTTTGCTATGTAGTGGCCGGCAGCCGTAACTCCCTTGCTATATGTGATGACGGAAAG TTATTTACATGGGGCTGGAATCAAAGGGGAACACTGGGCCATCCACAGGAAACCAAAAATGAGAATGTTCCCAGCCAAGTTAAGGCACTTGCCAATGTCAAAATTATTCAG GCTGCTATTGGTGGCTGGCATTGCTTGGCCGTTGATGAACAAGGTCGAGCTTATGCATGGGGTACGTCTACTGTTTTTGCTCAGTACCTTTTTTTAATGTGTTTACATTTTacagaggccaagtga
- the LOC140817496 gene encoding ultraviolet-B receptor UVR8-like, producing MASKTVVIAWGSGEDGQLGIGNSEEKEWVCAISALSSSNVCYVVAGSRNSLAICDDGKLFTWGWNQRGTLGHPQETKNENVPSQVKALANVKIIQAAIGGWHCLAVDEQGRAYAWGGNEYGQCGEELERKEDMGKPVRRDIIIPQRCVPRLFVRQVAAGGTHSVVLTREGHVWTWGQPWPPGDIKQISTPVRVQGLDSVRLIAVGAFHNLALLDDGTLMAWGNNEYGQLGTGDTQPRSQHIPVQGRSDFTLVDIAAGGWHSTALNDDGEVYGWGRGEQRRLGFGDDKSSKMVPQRVQLLVGEDIVQVSCGGTHSVALTRDGCMYSFGRGDHGRLGYGRKVTTGNPAEVPITTPPPKGISGSAAEGRWCSKLVACGGRHTLAIAEWHSSEADHEL from the exons ATGGCCTCCAAAACTGTTGTTATTGCATG GGGTTCTGGAGAAGATGGACAGTTGGGAATTGGAAACAGTGAGGAGAAAGAATGGGTTTGTGCCATTTCTGCTCTGAGTTCTAGCAACGTTTGCTATGTAGTGGCCGGCAGCCGTAACTCCCTTGCTATATGTGATGACGGAAAG TTATTTACATGGGGCTGGAATCAAAGGGGAACACTGGGCCATCCACAGGAAACCAAAAATGAGAATGTTCCCAGCCAAGTTAAGGCACTTGCCAATGTCAAAATTATTCAG GCTGCTATTGGTGGCTGGCATTGCTTGGCCGTTGATGAACAAGGTCGAGCTTATGCATGGG GTGGGAATGAGTATGGACAGTGTGGTGAAGAACTTGAACGGAAAGAAGACATGGGAAAACCTGTCAGAAGAGATATAATCATTCCACAACGATGTGTGCCAAGACTTTTTGTTCGTCAG GTAGCTGCTGGTGGAACTCATTCTGTTGTTCTTACCCGAGAAGGACATGTATGGACATGGGGTCAACCATGGCCTCCTGGAGACAT AAAGCAAATTTCGACCCCAGTTCGAGTGCAAGGTCTTGATAGTGTTAGGTTAATTGCAGTAGGTGCATTTCACAATTTAGCTCTTCTTGACGATGGAACTTTGATGGCTTGGGGCAATAATGAGTATGGTCAGCTTGGAACTGGTGATACCCAGCCAAGATCACAACATATTCCTGTCCAGGGCCGCTCTGATTTTACTTTG GTTGATATTGCTGCTGGAGGATGGCATTCTACCGCGTTGAATGATGATGGAGAG GTGTATGGATGGGGCAGAGGGGAGCAAAGAAGACTTGGATTTGGAGATGACAAGAGCAGCAAAATGGTTCCTCAAAGGGTTCAACTTTTAGTGGGCGAGGACATTGTTCAG GTTTCTTGTGGAGGTACTCACTCCGTTGCATTAACGAGGGATGGCTGCATGTATTCA TTTGGACGAGGGGACCATGGACGTTTGGGATATGGACGAAAGGTGACAACAGGGAATCCAGCTGAAGTTCCGATAACAACTCCACCTCCTAAAGGCATCAGCGGCAGTGCAGCTGAAGGCCGGTGGTGTTCTAAACTAGTTGCTTGTGGTGGCCGTCATACTCTGGCGATAGCCGAATGGCACTCTTCTGAGGCGGATCACGAACTCTGA
- the LOC140816982 gene encoding ultraviolet-B receptor UVR8-like, whose product MASKTVVIAWGSGEDGQLGIGNSEEKEWVCAISALSSSNVCYVVAGSRNSLAICDDGKLFTWGWNQRGTLGHPQETKNENVPSQVKALANVKIIQAAIGGWHCLAVDEQGRAYAWGTSTVFAQYLFLMCLHFTEAK is encoded by the exons ATGGCCTCCAAAACTGTTGTTATTGCATG GGGTTCTGGAGAAGATGGGCAGTTGGGAATTGGAAACAGTGAGGAGAAAGAATGGGTTTGTGCAATTTCTGCTCTGAGTTCTAGCAACGTTTGCTATGTAGTGGCCGGCAGCCGTAACTCCCTTGCTATATGTGATGACGGAAAG TTATTTACATGGGGCTGGAATCAAAGGGGAACACTGGGCCATCCACAGGAAACCAAAAATGAGAATGTTCCCAGCCAAGTTAAGGCACTTGCCAATGTCAAAATTATTCAG GCTGCTATTGGTGGCTGGCATTGCTTGGCCGTTGATGAACAAGGTCGAGCTTATGCATGGGGTACGTCTACTGTTTTTGCTCAGTACCTTTTTTTAATGTGTTTACATTTTacagaggccaagtga